The Streptomyces sp. RKAG293 genome includes a region encoding these proteins:
- a CDS encoding Ms5788A family Cys-rich leader peptide, which translates to MKRQADLTKRRAVDLCRVAASLCRMP; encoded by the coding sequence ATGAAGCGACAGGCGGATCTCACGAAGCGGCGGGCAGTCGACCTGTGCCGCGTCGCCGCCAGTCTCTGTCGCATGCCATAG
- a CDS encoding sulfurtransferase: MSRSDVLVDADWVQSHIDDPKVVIVEVDEDTSAYEKNHIRNAVRIDWKSDLQDPVRRDFVDQAGFEALLSAKGIGNDDTVVLYGGNNNWFASYAYWYFKLYGHDSVKLLDGGRKKWELDSRDLVVEVPERAATTYRAKEQDTSIRAYRDDAVAAINTLNLVDVRSPDEFSGKLLAPAHLPQEQSQRPGHIPSARNIPWSKNANDDGTFKSDEELTKLYQDENVDLAKDTIAYCRIGERSALTWFVLHELLDQPNVKNYDGSWTEYGSLVGVPIELGANA; this comes from the coding sequence ATGAGCCGCAGTGACGTCCTCGTGGACGCCGATTGGGTCCAGAGCCACATCGACGACCCCAAGGTGGTAATCGTCGAGGTAGACGAGGACACCTCGGCCTACGAGAAGAACCACATCCGTAACGCCGTGCGCATCGACTGGAAGTCCGACCTGCAGGACCCGGTCCGCCGCGACTTCGTCGACCAGGCCGGCTTCGAGGCCCTGCTGTCGGCCAAGGGCATCGGCAACGACGACACCGTGGTCCTCTACGGCGGCAACAACAACTGGTTCGCCTCCTACGCGTACTGGTACTTCAAGCTCTACGGCCACGACAGCGTCAAGCTGCTCGACGGCGGCCGCAAGAAGTGGGAGCTCGACTCCCGCGACCTGGTCGTCGAGGTCCCCGAGCGGGCCGCGACCACGTACCGGGCCAAGGAGCAGGACACCTCGATCCGCGCGTACCGTGACGACGCCGTCGCCGCGATCAACACGCTGAACCTGGTCGACGTCCGCTCGCCCGACGAGTTCTCGGGCAAGCTGCTCGCCCCGGCCCACCTCCCGCAGGAGCAGTCGCAGCGCCCGGGCCACATCCCGAGCGCCCGCAACATCCCGTGGTCGAAGAACGCCAACGACGACGGCACGTTCAAGTCCGACGAAGAGCTCACCAAGCTCTACCAGGACGAGAACGTCGACCTGGCGAAGGACACCATCGCGTACTGCCGCATCGGTGAGCGCTCCGCGCTCACCTGGTTCGTGCTGCACGAGCTGCTCGACCAGCCGAACGTCAAGAACTACGACGGCTCGTGGACCGAGTACGGCTCCCTCGTCGGCGTCCCGATCGAGCTCGGCGCCAACGCCTGA
- a CDS encoding DUF3099 domain-containing protein → MYARRRRHWYFAMMGSCILLFVLAWAVVRLWSVPAAVAMCVVAMVIPPFAAIVGNRREPGDFWDDPADSWLEDEPADDSWIRDEEAARAKAAGKRPDGGDLDDRAQ, encoded by the coding sequence ATGTACGCGCGCCGGCGTCGCCACTGGTATTTCGCCATGATGGGCAGCTGCATCCTGCTGTTCGTCCTGGCGTGGGCCGTGGTGCGCCTGTGGTCGGTGCCGGCCGCCGTCGCGATGTGCGTGGTCGCGATGGTGATCCCGCCGTTCGCCGCCATCGTGGGGAACCGGCGCGAGCCCGGCGACTTCTGGGACGACCCCGCCGACAGCTGGCTGGAGGACGAACCGGCGGACGACTCCTGGATCCGGGACGAGGAGGCGGCGCGGGCGAAGGCCGCGGGAAAGCGGCCGGACGGCGGGGACTTGGACGACAGGGCCCAGTAG
- a CDS encoding DUF2993 domain-containing protein, with protein MRAARILLIVLVVLGGLFVAADRIAVSVAEDKAAERAQQTQGLSSKPDISIKGFPFLTQVASDKLDDVRITAHDIQAGTGAERLRIDSFTADLRGVNLSGNYQRAVADTADGSAFITYADLSAAAPPGVTVAYGGESKDGRGRVKVTGSVTMPLIGTVKRSVTSVISVEHGDTVRLHADVIPGVGSIPGLDKLIREKIDFTRSLVGLPTGIKVQSVVTTPSGISVAASGTNVVLAS; from the coding sequence ATGCGAGCCGCACGAATACTGCTGATCGTCCTCGTCGTTCTCGGCGGGCTGTTCGTCGCGGCCGACCGCATCGCCGTCTCCGTGGCCGAGGACAAGGCGGCCGAGCGCGCCCAGCAGACCCAGGGCCTGAGCTCGAAGCCCGACATCTCGATCAAGGGTTTCCCGTTCCTGACGCAGGTCGCCTCGGACAAGCTCGACGACGTCAGGATCACCGCGCACGACATCCAGGCGGGCACCGGCGCCGAGCGGCTGCGGATCGACAGTTTCACCGCCGACCTGCGCGGGGTGAACCTCTCCGGCAACTACCAGCGGGCCGTGGCCGACACGGCGGACGGCTCGGCGTTCATCACCTACGCGGACCTGTCGGCTGCCGCGCCCCCCGGAGTGACGGTGGCGTACGGGGGCGAGAGCAAGGACGGCAGGGGCCGGGTGAAGGTGACCGGCAGCGTGACGATGCCGCTGATCGGGACGGTCAAGCGCAGCGTCACCAGCGTGATCAGCGTCGAGCACGGCGACACGGTGCGACTGCACGCCGATGTGATCCCTGGTGTCGGCTCCATTCCCGGCCTCGACAAGCTGATCCGCGAGAAGATCGACTTCACGCGGAGCCTGGTGGGACTGCCCACCGGCATCAAGGTGCAGTCGGTCGTGACGACCCCGAGCGGCATATCGGTGGCCGCGTCCGGGACGAACGTCGTTCTCGCGAGCTGA
- a CDS encoding DsrE family protein, with translation MAKKLVIKVTAGADAPERCSQAFTVAAVAVASGVEVSLWLTGESAWFALPGRAAEFELPHAAPLPDLIDGILAGGGITLCTQCAARRDIAEKDVIEGVRIAGAQVFVQEVMADGVQALVY, from the coding sequence ATGGCGAAGAAGCTCGTGATCAAGGTGACAGCGGGCGCGGACGCGCCCGAGCGCTGCTCGCAGGCGTTCACGGTGGCGGCGGTCGCGGTGGCCAGCGGTGTGGAGGTCTCGCTGTGGCTCACCGGTGAGTCCGCGTGGTTCGCGCTGCCGGGCCGCGCCGCGGAGTTCGAACTCCCGCACGCCGCACCGCTGCCGGACCTGATCGACGGGATCCTCGCCGGCGGCGGCATCACACTGTGCACGCAGTGCGCGGCCCGCCGGGACATCGCGGAGAAGGACGTCATCGAGGGCGTACGGATCGCGGGTGCTCAGGTCTTCGTGCAGGAGGTCATGGCCGACGGCGTGCAGGCCCTCGTCTACTAG
- a CDS encoding DUF1416 domain-containing protein: MCGAKAGGPDLAGVDVASETIIQGSVTRDGEPISGYVRLLDGGGEFTAEVPTSATGQFRFFAAPGTWTLRALVPGATVDRTVVAQQGAAADVAIAV, encoded by the coding sequence ATGTGTGGAGCAAAGGCCGGCGGCCCGGACTTGGCAGGAGTTGACGTGGCGAGCGAGACGATCATTCAGGGTTCGGTAACCCGTGACGGCGAGCCGATCAGCGGCTACGTCCGGCTGCTCGACGGCGGCGGCGAGTTCACCGCGGAGGTCCCGACCTCGGCGACCGGACAGTTCCGCTTCTTCGCCGCACCCGGCACCTGGACGCTGCGCGCCCTCGTCCCGGGCGCCACGGTGGACCGTACGGTCGTGGCCCAGCAGGGCGCGGCGGCCGATGTGGCCATCGCCGTCTGA